The genomic DNA TCTCTTAAAATCTACCAGCTTACAAACTAGCTTTAGACACACGCGACTACCGGTATCAGTTGAGAGACCAACAGCGAAAGCAAACAATTCTcaacctttttttccatttttcctttgatatagTGCCACGAAATGTTAAAGGAGACGCAAAAACTGCTCATCCATTGGTTTATGAAGGCGCAATCTCGTGACTTGACCAAATGGCTCTGTGCCAAGAGAGTTTTAGTTGATGACGACAAAGGTATGTATGTTTATTTCCCTTAAATAGTTGCGACGTACATTACCATTTATTTCGTTAGCCACCGGCACAAGGCTACTTTCATGCAATTAACATCTAAGTTACAGtcttgataaaatttattgtctttttcttcCACAGGATGCCTACAAGTTGAGATGCCCAGGAGTAACCGAGTTGCAGCATtgagacaaaagaaagaaaagatcgCAGAAAACAAGACAACTAGTGCTTCGCATGAAGAACTTTGATAAATCATAACTATGATTAAACATAGTCTAACATTTTATTTGAtctttatatattttaattcaGGAAAAAAGATATAGAACACGTTCATAAAGTTAGAAAAGTTTTTCGCTTTAACAACGTCTTAAAATATACAAAAAGCCACCTAAAACTCGTCAGCGTCTGCTAAATttgttaataaataaaacaagcgTCTCTGCTCCAGAAGGTCATTCAAACTTCCTTGTTCAAGTATGCGCCCGTGGTAAATAAGAATAATGTAGTCTGCAGTTTCAATTGTTTGTCTCCGTCTTGTGAGTATGATACAGGTTTTATCTCGGCAAAGGATATCAGTGGCATCAGTCACAGCCTGCGGACCAAAATAGGTCAATTCATCGTGTTATTTTGCTTCTGAGGCAGTCATGAAACTCATTGGAAAACGCCGCGAGATTGGGAAGAAAACAtcactgattgactgactgactaaatgactgGCCAACCCTCTGACAGACTGACCGACCGACTAACAGACTGAATGACTAGCTGGTTCACTGACCGACTAAATGCCTGACTGAATGCCTGACCGACTGaatgacagactgactgactgattgactgactgactgaccaactgactgactgactgactgactgactagctggctcactgactgactgactgaataactGAGTGAGTGCCTAAATGcctgactgacttactgagtGACagaccgattgactgactgactggccgactgactgactgactgattgactgaatgacagactgactgactggctggctggctcGTTGACTGTCTAacgactgactggctggctcGCAGACTGACTGAacgactgactggttgactgactggctgactgagtGTGAACAACCGGACAAAGGAACTGACTGGCTGGTAATaggactgactgactaattgactgactgtTTACGTGATTCACATAGGTGGACGACTGAGTtaatgaatgactgaatgaaaaaatgGCCAATAGATGAACGCATTGATGAACGCATAATCTAACAGTCGTTCGTTCTAATCTCTTTCCTTAAATATAATCATAATACCTGATCTTCTTCTTCCAGCTCATCTAAAATGATGATTGGCGATTCTCGGATAATTGCCCGTGCTATAACGATCCTTAGTTTCTGACTATCGCTCAATTTGATTTGATCTTCATCAGGAATTGTTTCATAACTCTAAAACAGACAGCGAGAACGAACCATTGAAAAGGTTGAAAAATGAATAACTTATCTCCATATGGAgctatttttcaaacttttactTTTTACATGATTACAATCAATGAATCAGGAAACTAATGAATCACTATCAACGATAGAAACGCAGACGTTGCTATACCACATTCCTCAAACtttggtaaaaaattaaaagaatttagTTATGCTAACAGAAGACTTTTGGAGAACTGATGTTTTACAGTGCTTACATAGGGAGGAACACTTTCTTTTATCTCTGCTTCATTATTTCAGCCTTCTATTTTATTGGCTCGAACGCAAAAAATTGTTCTCTTTTGAAGATCAACTCTAAGTATTTGTCACTCAAACTGTAGCAATCTGTACGATTTAGTTGACCAGTTCTTTACCTTTGGCAAATCCACGATAAATTCGTGTGCATACGCTGAATAGGCAGCGTCCTCAATTTCCGTTTGTGTCACGAGTCTTCCTTTGTCGCCATAAGCAATATTCTCAGCAATACTGTAATGTGACAGGAAACATCGATGGGACACTACTGCATGATGGGATCGTAACCAAGAAAGATCCAGATTGCGAATATCTGCTCCATCTAAAAGCTAAAACGAATGCAGAGTTAAAGACGTATATTCAAACGAGCCCTAATCGCTATAATATATGATAGACGACGCTGCGGGCAAAGGAGAATTTAGTATACACCATTGACTACAGAGAAAGCTTAGTTAATTGAGGGACGCATTCAGGAAAATAGAGGTGTCCATTTTATGAAGACAACAGATGATAAAGTCgtaagaaaatgttttcaatcaaGATCAAAGACTGCGTCCATTGAATAATGCAGTTTATCCTTTTAAGATCTGCTTTCGTGCTGTCGCTCTTGTTgctggtttttttgtttgtttgtttgtttgactgtttgtTTGCCTGGCGCGGGACGGGATTTGTCGATGATGCGTTCAAAAAAGCAAATATCTAACATTTTGTTGAAAGAAGATCACTGAATGGAATTTTTTAGCTCCATACAAAGATATGAGGCAAAGTTACATCGTTTAGAGAAGTGTTTAttgtaaactgtaaaatgaagTTATGATGTTTACCAAGTTTCCCTTGACAGGATCAAAGAAACGCTCCAATAAAAGTTCAAACGGATTCACTTTATCGCTATCCAGTTGAACAATAGCCAGTTTTTGTCCACTGCTGACCCTCACGCTCAGCTGGCTCAGTAGCGGAGCGTCGTTATGGAGTGGATCTGGAAGTTCAACATGTTTAAACTCCAAGTTTCCTTCAACCTCATCCTGCGTGAAAAATTACTTTAGTTTAACAACTTTCAAACTCTTCTGATACCAATAACCAGACTTTTGATCGCACgttttttctgttattcatATATTTAAGTGATTCCTTacaaaatcgtttttttggTAAAacataaacaacttttttttttttattaaagcatCTCTTAACTTTCATGCATGACATCTCGGTTGGAAACTCTTTAGTTCACTTGCAAATCAAAGGAACGAGGCTGAGAGATTATTGAAGCCTCATTAACTAATGGTAAACTCACAAATTAATCAATGTAAAAGCTCACCAACTTGTCACCAATGTGATCTTGCACGTCTAGTGACTCGTCGTCAAAGAGTCTGTTCAGCGAATCTTCATTCTCTTCATGCGCGTGGGACGGCGCTCGTGAGCTTGAAGTTGCATACGAACCAAACAGTACAGTCATTAACACTCTAAAACAAAAggagaaatatttttatcacataaacagcggtgttatacagggatttccagctctgagaaaagccgtaacagcacacgtgaaaaaaaatcgtattttttcacgtgtggtGATATAGCCAATCggctgctgacacgtcactcgcctttggcacCACCAAGTCAGGTTGAAAAATATGAACAGCAAGGCCTTCACAATTCTCAGTACAAGTTGTTTATAacggctaaaacactaaaaaatccgtatcgctgacagactgTGAGgttcaaaatttcttagaaGGGGAAGGAAATCagtatactaaaagaaaaaccgaaagttacatattcagtggctttggtgttagcatttctctcggctgggaatgaaaattgacaactggaagatttaccagaggccgattttggccgttaaCCTGAAAAACTTCTACTGTCGGTAAGGAAAGAGTCAgtaaataagaattttgtaaattgaaaattacgaccattgttgtttttgtaatcatgattcgacgtattttttccatcttaagagttagcgccaacgcaccACTCTACGgttgttattcggggattgccgattcattttattttcattcattaatgaagtcggattttcttttcagtaaagggctattgtgtttatatgataaacaaaataatacatacTTGttgttgcttgtagatatggaatttctcttctcgtgttcaactcgacatctcactcgttcgcagcgctcactcgtgagctatcgagtgaaacactcgaagagaaattccttaTCTAGGCGCgctcatgtattattctctatataacGGCTTGTACCACTTGACAATAAGTTAGTAGGGGTGACgagaacaaaatggaaaattaccCTAAAACTTCAATGGC from Pocillopora verrucosa isolate sample1 chromosome 10, ASM3666991v2, whole genome shotgun sequence includes the following:
- the LOC131774814 gene encoding multidrug resistance protein 2, with the protein product METISALGMENKFAKKYKDAIFEKYKQALKKIIASGFAFALGQAMVFFIYAGALRFGCYLISIRDMAAIEVLGVLMTVLFGSYATSSSRAPSHAHEENEDSLNRLFDDESLDVQDHIGDKLDEVEGNLEFKHVELPDPLHNDAPLLSQLSVRVSSGQKLAIVQLDSDKVNPFELLLERFFDPVKGNLLLDGADIRNLDLSWLRSHHAVVSHRCFLSHYSIAENIAYGDKGRLVTQTEIEDAAYSAYAHEFIVDLPKSYETIPDEDQIKLSDSQKLRIVIARAIIRESPIIILDELEEEDQAVTDATDILCRDKTCIILTRRRQTIETADYIILIYHGRILEQGSLNDLLEQRRLFYLLTNLADADEF